One stretch of Hymenobacter chitinivorans DSM 11115 DNA includes these proteins:
- the hutI gene encoding imidazolonepropionase has translation MPYTLLIRNCGQLLTLSGGPTHRPLTGPDLASWLILENAFVACENERIVALGLMAELDESQITPATQIVDAQGKVVMPGLVECHTHLVFAGNRAHEFQRKLQGESYLDILASGGGILSTVRATRAASEAELLDNALRHLRDFRRYGVTTVEAKSGYGLDRETELRLVRVARQAGRQQPVRVVPTFLGAHVVPPEYKGRPADYLDFLAAEVLPALRGEAEFVDIFCEQGAFSVEDSRRYLQQARELGFGLKIHAEQLHDLGGSAMAAELGAVSVDHCDYLNAEDAATIAAGGQTVVVLLPLVPLFLRQETYAPGRQLIEQGLPVAISTDFNPGSCPSKNLWLALSVACLKMGLTPLEAIAGVTLNAAWALNRATEIGSIAVGKRADILVLDVPDYQQIPYWLGENPVREVIIGGVTSALEAP, from the coding sequence GTGCCCTACACTCTGCTCATTCGCAACTGCGGCCAGCTGCTCACGCTCAGCGGCGGCCCCACGCACCGCCCGCTCACCGGTCCCGACCTGGCTTCCTGGCTGATTCTGGAGAATGCCTTTGTGGCCTGCGAAAACGAGCGTATCGTGGCCCTGGGGCTGATGGCTGAGCTGGATGAAAGCCAGATTACTCCCGCCACGCAAATCGTGGATGCCCAGGGTAAAGTGGTGATGCCGGGGCTGGTGGAGTGCCACACCCACCTGGTATTTGCCGGCAACCGCGCCCACGAGTTTCAGCGCAAGCTCCAGGGCGAGTCCTACCTCGATATTCTGGCCTCGGGCGGCGGGATTCTGAGCACCGTGCGCGCCACCCGGGCCGCTTCCGAAGCCGAGCTGCTCGATAACGCCCTGCGTCACCTGCGCGACTTCCGGCGCTACGGCGTGACGACGGTGGAGGCCAAGAGCGGCTACGGGCTCGACCGGGAAACCGAGCTGCGCCTGGTGCGCGTGGCCCGGCAGGCGGGCCGGCAGCAGCCGGTGCGGGTGGTGCCTACGTTTCTGGGCGCCCACGTAGTGCCGCCCGAATACAAGGGCCGCCCGGCCGACTACCTCGATTTCCTGGCTGCCGAAGTGCTGCCTGCGCTGCGGGGTGAGGCCGAGTTCGTGGATATTTTCTGCGAGCAGGGCGCCTTCAGCGTCGAAGATTCGCGGCGCTACCTGCAGCAGGCCCGGGAGCTGGGGTTTGGGCTGAAAATTCACGCCGAACAGCTCCACGACCTGGGCGGCTCGGCTATGGCCGCCGAGCTGGGGGCCGTCAGCGTGGACCACTGTGACTACCTCAATGCCGAAGATGCCGCCACCATTGCGGCCGGGGGCCAAACGGTAGTGGTCCTGCTGCCCCTGGTGCCGCTGTTTCTGCGCCAGGAAACCTACGCCCCTGGCCGACAGCTCATCGAGCAGGGCCTGCCAGTGGCCATCAGCACCGATTTTAACCCCGGCTCCTGCCCGAGCAAAAACCTGTGGCTGGCCCTGTCGGTGGCCTGCCTGAAAATGGGACTAACCCCGCTCGAAGCCATTGCCGGCGTGACCCTCAACGCCGCCTGGGCCCTGAACCGGGCAACCGAAATTGGCAGCATTGCCGTCGGCAAGCGGGCCGATATCCTGGTGCTCGACGTGCCCGATTACCAGCAGATACCCTACTGGCTGGGTGAAAACCCGGTTCGGGAAGTCATCATTGGCGGCGTGACCAGTGCGCTGGAAGCGCCGTGA
- a CDS encoding TonB-dependent receptor produces the protein MQHFYVLFATALLTGAAPASAALPAESCIASTSPNHPITHPTPDDAVGGRVRGEEGEPLPGATIFIKGSFVGTSTNQLGQFHLKLPFDKGPVTLVVSFLGYESREITLSEADHELVIDLEPSPAAVNATVVSASRVEENILRTSVTIDKVTSAQIEKISTPEVLAGLGQLPGVDVNSASMLFTSVSTRGFNTAKSERVIQLVDYMDTALPSLNLSPGNLVGIPELDMESIELIHGPASALYGANALSGVVLFNSKDPFVYEGLSVRLRGGQRSMVDGQLRYAKKLGKKLAVKFNASGFQATDWIATNREAASFSVNPAGSPLGYDAVSSYGEISFQYSPSARQQMPGGTHPDLYGKTVYMPGFTEQELIGPDQKTRSYRVQGAVAYLLKDNLQLTLEAKYATGTSTYQNISRFRVKDLGTKQYRAELKSNRGFIRAYSTEDFTGSSYELTQLSALLLNSPAPVNTPYGTLSYAQLYFSTYNTAYKQAIQQPGATREQAQALAQQAANATQLKASDPRFGELRTQLIANDVPGQGAQQRLNSFLNDISTQRSFRVSDFGTDLIVGGAYREYRLGSGGKLFRDTDGQRLRNYEFGAYSQLTQTGLHDHLKLALAARVDYFQNFSPALSPRASAVYSFGPDKRHNFRGSYAAAYRSPSQLEQYGQSDVTTFIVLGNIGRGFQGYGFTDAAGHPYGTPGIPLSAFEITLPKLKLEHAQTLEIGYKGMLLPKLYADVSYFRSLYHDFVGAKTFVGNVDGSRPSQQQLDEGLPTLADRSKPTRFIFSWYNHDQQVRTQGATLGLAYQLHKALSLNGNYSLNVLDRRHLPTDFQTFFNTPKHKFNVGATGTAAPNLTYALNYRWAEGHRQEMPFASGTVRSYSSTDAYLGYTLPKLSTTFQAGVSNLFNTNNIQIIGGPQIGRLAFLGVLVNVK, from the coding sequence ATGCAACACTTTTACGTTCTATTTGCCACCGCGCTGCTTACCGGCGCGGCTCCGGCTTCGGCTGCGCTTCCCGCTGAGTCTTGCATTGCCAGTACTTCTCCAAATCATCCTATTACCCACCCTACTCCCGACGACGCCGTGGGGGGTAGGGTGCGCGGGGAGGAAGGCGAGCCGCTGCCCGGGGCCACCATTTTTATTAAGGGCTCCTTCGTGGGTACCAGTACCAATCAGCTGGGGCAGTTTCACCTCAAGCTGCCCTTCGATAAAGGCCCCGTGACGCTGGTGGTTTCCTTTTTGGGCTACGAGTCCCGGGAAATTACCTTATCCGAAGCCGACCACGAGCTCGTCATTGACTTGGAGCCGAGCCCGGCGGCGGTGAATGCCACGGTGGTGTCGGCCTCGCGGGTGGAGGAAAACATCCTGCGCACCTCCGTCACCATCGATAAAGTTACCAGCGCCCAGATAGAAAAAATCAGCACGCCGGAAGTGTTGGCCGGTTTGGGGCAGCTGCCGGGCGTGGATGTCAACTCGGCCTCGATGCTCTTTACCAGCGTTAGCACCCGGGGCTTCAACACGGCCAAGAGTGAGCGGGTGATTCAGCTGGTGGACTACATGGACACGGCCCTGCCCAGCCTGAACCTGAGCCCGGGCAACCTGGTGGGCATTCCCGAGCTGGATATGGAGAGCATCGAACTCATCCACGGTCCGGCTTCGGCCCTGTACGGAGCCAATGCCCTGAGCGGGGTGGTGCTCTTCAACTCCAAAGACCCTTTTGTTTACGAGGGCTTGAGCGTCCGTCTGCGCGGCGGCCAACGCAGTATGGTTGACGGGCAGCTGCGCTACGCCAAAAAGCTAGGTAAAAAGCTGGCCGTAAAGTTCAACGCCAGCGGCTTTCAGGCCACCGACTGGATTGCCACCAACCGCGAAGCCGCCAGTTTCTCGGTGAACCCCGCCGGTTCCCCGCTGGGCTACGACGCGGTGAGCAGCTACGGCGAAATCAGTTTTCAGTACTCGCCCAGTGCGCGCCAGCAAATGCCCGGCGGCACCCACCCCGACTTGTACGGCAAAACGGTGTACATGCCCGGCTTCACGGAGCAGGAGCTCATCGGCCCCGACCAGAAAACCCGCTCGTACCGGGTACAGGGCGCCGTGGCGTATTTGCTGAAAGACAACCTACAGCTGACCCTGGAGGCCAAGTACGCCACCGGCACCTCAACGTATCAGAACATCAGCCGCTTCCGCGTGAAAGACCTGGGCACCAAGCAGTACCGGGCCGAACTGAAGAGCAACCGGGGCTTTATCCGGGCCTACTCCACGGAGGACTTCACCGGCAGCAGCTACGAACTGACCCAACTCAGCGCTTTGCTGCTGAATTCCCCGGCCCCGGTCAATACGCCGTACGGGACGCTGAGCTACGCCCAGCTCTACTTCTCGACCTACAACACGGCGTATAAGCAGGCTATTCAGCAGCCCGGCGCCACTCGGGAGCAGGCCCAGGCTTTGGCCCAGCAGGCCGCCAACGCCACCCAGCTCAAAGCCTCCGACCCGCGCTTCGGTGAGCTGCGCACTCAGCTAATTGCCAACGACGTGCCCGGCCAAGGCGCCCAGCAGCGGCTCAACTCCTTTCTCAACGACATCAGCACCCAGCGCAGCTTCCGGGTGTCCGACTTCGGTACCGACCTGATTGTGGGCGGGGCCTACCGCGAATACCGCCTTGGCTCGGGCGGCAAGCTCTTCCGCGACACCGACGGGCAGCGCCTGCGCAACTACGAGTTTGGGGCTTACTCCCAGCTTACCCAAACCGGGCTGCACGACCACCTGAAGCTGGCCCTGGCCGCCCGCGTGGACTACTTTCAGAACTTCTCCCCGGCGTTGTCGCCCCGGGCCTCGGCCGTGTACTCTTTCGGGCCCGATAAGCGCCACAACTTCCGCGGCTCCTACGCGGCGGCCTACCGCAGCCCCTCCCAGCTGGAGCAGTACGGGCAGTCCGACGTTACCACGTTTATCGTGCTCGGCAACATCGGGCGGGGCTTCCAGGGCTATGGCTTCACCGACGCCGCCGGCCACCCCTACGGCACGCCCGGCATTCCGCTGTCGGCCTTCGAAATCACGCTCCCCAAGCTCAAGCTGGAACACGCCCAAACCCTGGAAATTGGCTACAAGGGCATGCTGCTGCCCAAGCTCTACGCCGACGTGAGCTATTTCCGCAGCCTCTACCACGACTTCGTAGGGGCCAAAACTTTTGTCGGCAACGTGGACGGCTCCCGCCCCAGCCAGCAGCAGCTCGATGAGGGTTTGCCCACGCTTGCGGACCGCAGCAAGCCCACGCGCTTCATCTTCAGCTGGTACAACCACGACCAGCAGGTGCGTACCCAGGGCGCTACCCTGGGCCTGGCCTATCAGCTGCACAAGGCCTTGAGCCTTAACGGTAACTACTCGCTCAACGTGCTGGACCGCCGCCACCTGCCCACCGATTTTCAGACCTTTTTTAACACGCCCAAGCACAAGTTCAACGTGGGCGCTACCGGTACCGCGGCCCCTAACCTGACCTACGCCCTAAACTACCGCTGGGCCGAAGGGCACCGCCAGGAAATGCCCTTCGCCTCGGGCACCGTCCGCTCCTACAGCTCCACCGACGCCTACCTGGGCTACACGTTGCCCAAGCTCTCGACCACCTTCCAGGCCGGGGTTTCCAACCTCTTCAACACCAATAACATCCAGATTATTGGCGGCCCGCAGATTGGCCGCCTGGCCTTCCTGGGCGTGCTGGTCAACGTGAAGTAA
- the pncA gene encoding bifunctional nicotinamidase/pyrazinamidase, translating into MKALLLIDIQPDFLPGGSLAVPEGDAVIPLANALQPHFDLVVATQDWHPATHKSFAANHAGRQPFEQIDLHGLPQVLWPVHCVQGTPGAELAAAVEANRVEAIFRKGTDPEIDSYSGFFDNGHRKATGLADYLRGKGIRQVYVAGLAADYCVYFTTKDALQEGFETFLIEDATRPISAEGFERAKADLEQLGGHIIQSTELLGPA; encoded by the coding sequence ATGAAAGCACTGCTGCTGATTGATATTCAACCCGATTTTCTGCCCGGCGGCTCGTTGGCCGTGCCCGAGGGCGACGCGGTAATTCCGCTGGCCAATGCCCTGCAGCCCCACTTCGACCTGGTGGTGGCCACCCAGGACTGGCACCCGGCCACCCACAAAAGCTTTGCCGCCAACCACGCGGGCCGCCAGCCCTTCGAGCAGATTGACCTGCACGGCCTGCCCCAGGTGCTCTGGCCGGTGCACTGCGTACAGGGCACGCCCGGGGCCGAACTGGCGGCCGCCGTGGAAGCTAACCGCGTGGAGGCCATCTTCCGCAAGGGCACCGACCCGGAAATTGACAGCTACAGCGGCTTTTTCGACAATGGCCACCGCAAAGCCACCGGCCTGGCCGACTACCTGCGCGGCAAAGGCATCCGGCAGGTGTACGTGGCCGGGCTGGCGGCCGACTACTGCGTGTACTTCACGACCAAGGACGCCTTGCAGGAGGGCTTCGAGACTTTCCTGATTGAGGACGCCACCCGCCCGATTTCCGCCGAAGGATTTGAGCGCGCCAAAGCCGACCTCGAGCAGCTGGGTGGCCACATCATCCAGAGCACGGAGCTGCTCGGCCCGGCCTAA
- a CDS encoding 2'-5' RNA ligase family protein, with protein sequence MDAAPLILTLALDEAAASFFNALRRRHFPPERNYLDAHLTLFHHLPGPEQAAITGLLSEYARGLAPLPLQVSGLQFLGQGVAYRVGNEAVEALHRDLQQAWWPWLTPQDQQKRRPHVTIQNKVRPEVARALYQQLTETFEPFAATGTGLQLWAYRNGPWEALQYFPFGA encoded by the coding sequence ATGGACGCCGCCCCGCTGATTCTGACCCTGGCCCTGGACGAGGCCGCGGCCAGTTTTTTCAACGCCCTGCGCCGCCGGCACTTCCCGCCCGAGCGCAACTACCTCGACGCCCACCTCACGCTGTTTCACCACCTGCCGGGCCCCGAGCAGGCCGCCATTACCGGCCTGCTGAGCGAGTATGCCCGCGGCCTGGCCCCGCTGCCGCTGCAGGTAAGCGGCCTGCAGTTTCTGGGGCAGGGCGTGGCCTACCGCGTCGGGAATGAAGCCGTGGAAGCCTTGCACCGCGACCTGCAGCAGGCCTGGTGGCCCTGGCTTACGCCCCAAGACCAGCAGAAGCGCCGCCCCCACGTGACCATTCAAAACAAAGTACGGCCCGAGGTAGCCCGCGCCCTGTACCAGCAGTTGACTGAGACATTTGAGCCGTTTGCGGCTACTGGCACCGGGCTGCAGCTGTGGGCGTACCGCAACGGACCCTGGGAGGCACTGCAGTATTTTCCGTTTGGGGCATAA
- the ccoS gene encoding cbb3-type cytochrome oxidase assembly protein CcoS — MTIIFLLIGISLLVALLFLGGFLWAVRSGQYEDDYTPSVRMLFDDEPE, encoded by the coding sequence ATGACCATTATCTTCCTGCTTATCGGCATCAGCCTGCTGGTGGCCCTGCTGTTCCTGGGCGGCTTCCTCTGGGCCGTGCGCTCGGGCCAGTACGAAGACGACTACACCCCTTCGGTCCGCATGCTCTTTGATGACGAGCCGGAGTAG
- a CDS encoding malate:quinone oxidoreductase, which yields MNTTDNSPESAVDVVLIGAGIMSATLGMMLKELQPDLTITVLERLDVAAAESSDAWNNAGTGHSAFCELNYTPERPDGSIDISKAIGIAESFEVSKQFWSFLAEKYAVKELQRFINHIPHMSFVWGNDNVEYLRKRHAALTQSPLFKGMEFSQDRQQIEQWIPLVMEGRDPSQPVAATNMELGTDVNFGSLTRGMFYLLQEKPGVTFHFNHEVTKLKRRDDGSWSVKASDRLSGQTRKVRAKFVFIGAGGGSLTLLEKSDIPEGHGFGGFPVSGQWLKCVNPDVIERHEAKVYGKAAVGSPPMSVPHLDSRMINGKRELLFGPYAGFSTKFLKKGSFLDLPASIRAGNLRPMIIAGLKNIPLTRYLINQVRQSPQDRLMALKEYLPNARAEDWQLEIAGQRVQVIKKDAKEGGVLEFGTEVVSAADGSIAALLGASPGASTAVSIMVSLIQKCFKEQGNSPEWQAKFKEMIPSFGQKLNDNPELLEQIRNHTSAVLGLAAPADVVGK from the coding sequence ATGAATACTACCGATAACTCTCCGGAAAGCGCGGTCGATGTCGTGCTCATCGGCGCCGGCATTATGAGTGCCACGCTGGGCATGATGCTCAAGGAGTTGCAACCCGACCTGACCATCACGGTGCTCGAGCGCCTGGATGTGGCCGCCGCCGAAAGCTCCGACGCCTGGAACAACGCCGGCACCGGCCACTCGGCCTTTTGTGAGCTCAACTACACCCCCGAGCGGCCCGACGGCTCCATCGACATCAGCAAGGCCATCGGCATTGCCGAGTCGTTTGAAGTCTCCAAGCAGTTCTGGTCGTTTCTGGCCGAGAAATACGCCGTCAAGGAGCTGCAGCGCTTCATCAACCACATTCCGCACATGAGCTTCGTGTGGGGCAACGACAACGTGGAGTACCTGCGCAAGCGCCACGCGGCCCTGACCCAGTCGCCCTTGTTCAAGGGCATGGAATTCAGCCAGGACCGCCAGCAGATCGAGCAGTGGATTCCCTTGGTGATGGAAGGGCGCGACCCGAGCCAGCCCGTGGCGGCCACCAACATGGAGCTGGGCACCGACGTCAACTTCGGCTCCCTGACCCGGGGCATGTTTTACCTGCTGCAGGAAAAGCCCGGTGTCACGTTCCACTTCAACCACGAGGTAACCAAGCTCAAGCGCCGCGACGACGGCAGCTGGAGCGTGAAGGCCTCCGACCGCCTCAGCGGCCAAACCCGGAAAGTGCGCGCCAAATTCGTCTTTATTGGGGCTGGTGGCGGCTCCCTAACCTTGCTCGAAAAGTCCGACATTCCGGAGGGCCACGGCTTTGGCGGCTTCCCCGTGAGCGGGCAGTGGCTCAAGTGCGTCAACCCCGACGTGATTGAGCGGCACGAGGCCAAAGTGTACGGTAAGGCCGCCGTGGGCTCCCCGCCCATGTCGGTGCCCCACCTCGACTCGCGCATGATCAACGGCAAGCGGGAGCTGCTGTTTGGGCCCTACGCGGGCTTTAGCACCAAGTTCCTCAAAAAAGGCTCCTTCCTGGACTTGCCCGCTTCCATCCGGGCCGGCAACCTGCGCCCCATGATTATTGCCGGCCTCAAGAACATTCCCCTGACCCGCTACCTCATCAACCAGGTGCGGCAGTCGCCCCAGGACCGGCTGATGGCCCTGAAGGAATACCTGCCCAATGCCCGGGCCGAGGACTGGCAGCTCGAAATTGCCGGTCAGCGCGTGCAGGTCATTAAAAAAGATGCCAAGGAAGGCGGCGTGCTCGAATTCGGCACCGAAGTCGTCAGCGCCGCCGACGGCTCCATTGCCGCGCTGCTGGGCGCTTCGCCGGGGGCTTCCACGGCCGTCAGCATCATGGTCAGCCTGATTCAGAAGTGCTTTAAAGAACAGGGCAACTCACCGGAGTGGCAGGCCAAGTTCAAGGAAATGATTCCCTCCTTCGGCCAGAAGCTCAACGACAACCCCGAGTTGCTGGAGCAAATCCGCAACCACACCAGCGCGGTGCTGGGCCTGGCCGCCCCCGCCGACGTGGTGGGCAAATAG
- a CDS encoding SDR family oxidoreductase gives MNLANNTVLITGGASGIGLALAERFVKAGSQVIVVGRREDKLREAQAQLPGLHTRVCDVASAADRQALLYWVQTEFAQVNVLVNNAGIQNRLQLAQDTEDWEARRQELIINLEAPIHLTLLFIPHLQQQPNPAIINVTSGLSFAPAAFAPIYSATKAALHSFTLSLRHQLAATPIQVLEIVPPAVNTDLGGAGLHTFGVPVDAFADSVMERLAAGEEEVGYGTSEEIRQAVRQVTDARFQLINNR, from the coding sequence ATGAATTTAGCCAACAACACCGTATTGATTACCGGCGGGGCCTCCGGAATTGGCCTGGCCCTGGCCGAGCGTTTCGTAAAGGCCGGCAGCCAGGTTATTGTCGTCGGCCGCCGCGAAGACAAGCTCCGCGAGGCCCAGGCCCAGCTGCCCGGCCTGCACACGCGGGTGTGCGACGTGGCCTCGGCCGCCGACCGGCAGGCGCTGCTGTACTGGGTGCAAACCGAGTTTGCCCAGGTCAACGTGCTGGTCAACAACGCCGGTATTCAGAATCGGCTGCAGCTGGCCCAGGACACGGAGGACTGGGAAGCGCGCCGCCAGGAACTCATCATCAACCTGGAGGCCCCGATTCACCTGACCCTGCTCTTTATTCCGCACTTGCAGCAGCAGCCCAACCCGGCCATTATCAACGTCACGTCGGGGTTGTCGTTTGCGCCGGCCGCTTTTGCCCCCATCTATAGCGCCACCAAGGCCGCGCTGCACTCCTTCACCCTGTCGTTGCGCCACCAGCTGGCCGCCACGCCCATCCAGGTGCTCGAAATCGTGCCACCGGCCGTGAATACCGACCTGGGCGGGGCCGGCCTGCACACCTTTGGCGTCCCCGTCGACGCCTTTGCCGACTCCGTCATGGAGCGCCTGGCCGCCGGGGAAGAGGAAGTAGGCTACGGCACCTCGGAGGAAATCCGCCAAGCCGTGCGCCAGGTCACCGACGCCCGGTTTCAGCTGATCAACAACCGGTAG
- a CDS encoding class I SAM-dependent methyltransferase has protein sequence MNPPAAYLDLNRALWNARTGPHLTSDFYGVEAFKAGKSSLNQIELDLLGDVAGRRILHLQCHFGQDSLSLARLGAQVTGVDLSDAAIAAARQLSAEIGVAAEFICCDIHELPQHLPADVRFDVVFTSYGVLGWLPDLPRWAALVSHYLRPGGRLVLAEFHPVVWMFDNDFTRLQYSYFNTGPIEETEVGTYADREAGIVHQSITWNHSLSEVIGSLLGQGLQLTSFREYDYSPYNCFAHTVAQPDGTFRIGPLGNQAPLVYSVVATRP, from the coding sequence ATGAACCCGCCCGCTGCTTACCTCGACCTGAACCGCGCCCTCTGGAATGCCCGCACCGGCCCCCACCTGACGTCCGATTTTTACGGAGTGGAGGCGTTCAAAGCCGGTAAGTCGTCGTTGAACCAGATTGAGCTCGACCTGCTGGGCGATGTGGCCGGCCGGCGGATTCTGCACCTGCAGTGCCATTTCGGACAGGACAGCCTCTCGCTGGCCCGCCTGGGCGCCCAGGTCACCGGCGTCGACTTGTCCGACGCGGCCATTGCCGCCGCCCGCCAGCTGAGCGCCGAAATCGGGGTGGCGGCCGAGTTTATCTGCTGCGACATCCACGAGCTGCCCCAGCACTTGCCCGCCGACGTGCGCTTCGACGTGGTCTTTACCAGCTACGGCGTGCTGGGCTGGCTGCCCGACCTGCCGCGCTGGGCCGCACTGGTAAGCCACTACCTGCGGCCCGGCGGCCGGCTGGTACTGGCCGAGTTTCACCCCGTGGTCTGGATGTTCGACAACGACTTTACCCGCCTGCAGTACAGCTACTTCAACACCGGACCCATCGAGGAAACCGAGGTGGGCACCTACGCCGACCGGGAAGCGGGCATCGTGCATCAGTCCATTACCTGGAACCACAGCCTGAGCGAGGTCATCGGCAGCCTGCTGGGGCAGGGGTTGCAGCTGACCAGCTTCCGGGAGTACGACTATTCGCCCTACAACTGCTTTGCCCACACCGTGGCCCAGCCCGACGGCACGTTCCGCATCGGTCCGCTCGGCAACCAGGCCCCGCTGGTGTATTCGGTGGTGGCTACCCGGCCGTGA
- a CDS encoding spore photoproduct lyase family protein — protein MPKRVLFTPDALQEPFGQQMYERAQAHGLDIELLKSNRLTGLRGADVRETYRNAKNTLAVVCAPPGALKLQPTPPSADWQMNLAEGCPAHCQYCYLAGSLQGPPVVRAYANLPKLLEATASYEQAGRRTSFEVSCYTDVLGIEHLTGSLAECIRYYGRREGAQLRFVSKYDQVDSLLGLPHNGHTRARFSLNAEPIARRLEGGTASVEARLRALRQLALPRAQGGGGYPVGVVLAPIMPIPGWREHYTTLLDRLAATLDFDCDLTVEMISHRFTPGSKDVLLQWYPNTSLDLEEAGRAVKRNKFGGTKYVYQPEDMRTLKQFFFTEWQRRFPGAPIQYWT, from the coding sequence CTGCCCAAGCGCGTGCTCTTCACCCCGGACGCCTTGCAGGAGCCCTTTGGCCAGCAGATGTACGAGCGGGCCCAGGCCCACGGCCTCGACATTGAGCTGCTTAAGAGCAACCGCCTCACCGGCCTGCGCGGGGCCGACGTGCGCGAAACCTACCGCAACGCCAAGAACACCCTGGCCGTGGTGTGCGCCCCGCCCGGCGCCCTGAAGCTGCAGCCAACTCCGCCCTCGGCCGACTGGCAGATGAACCTGGCCGAAGGCTGCCCCGCCCACTGCCAGTACTGCTACCTGGCCGGCAGCCTGCAGGGCCCGCCGGTGGTACGGGCCTACGCCAACCTGCCCAAGCTGCTCGAAGCCACGGCCAGCTACGAGCAAGCCGGGCGGCGCACCAGCTTCGAGGTGAGCTGCTACACCGACGTGCTCGGCATTGAGCACCTCACCGGCAGCCTGGCCGAGTGCATCCGCTACTACGGCCGCCGCGAAGGCGCCCAGCTGCGGTTTGTGAGCAAGTACGACCAGGTTGATTCCCTGCTCGGCTTGCCCCACAATGGCCACACCCGGGCCCGGTTCAGCCTCAATGCCGAGCCCATTGCCCGCCGCCTCGAAGGCGGCACGGCCTCGGTGGAAGCCCGGCTGCGGGCCCTACGCCAATTGGCTTTGCCCCGGGCGCAGGGTGGGGGCGGCTACCCCGTGGGCGTGGTATTGGCCCCGATTATGCCCATTCCGGGCTGGCGGGAGCACTACACTACCCTGCTCGACCGGCTGGCGGCCACCCTCGACTTCGACTGCGACCTGACCGTGGAGATGATCAGCCACCGCTTTACGCCCGGCTCCAAGGACGTGCTGCTACAGTGGTACCCCAATACCAGTCTCGACTTGGAAGAAGCCGGTCGGGCCGTGAAGCGCAACAAGTTCGGGGGCACCAAGTACGTCTACCAGCCCGAGGACATGCGCACGCTCAAGCAGTTCTTCTTCACCGAGTGGCAGCGCCGCTTTCCCGGGGCCCCGATTCAGTACTGGACGTAA